AGGCCAGGGCCGCCGGGGGCAGGGCCAGGCCAAGAACAAGGACGCAGGTTGCGGCAAGCGCAAGCACGGCGCGGGAACTGGTACGGACAGCGGCGCAAAGGGCCGGGACGCGGCAATGCGAAAGAAAACACATCGGCATGGGGCGAAAAGACCTCGTGACGGATGGCGTGTCGGCAGGGGTGGGCGGCGCAGGCGGACAGGGCCGGAGAAAGCGCCGCGGAAACGCGGTATGGAATGGCCCGGCGGCACGGCGGATGGCACAGCGCCGCATGGGGTTCGGCCTGTCAGGCGAATCGGGCCTGTCAGGCATACCGGGCAAATCAGGCATACCGGGCATATAGGAAAAATCGGGCCAGACGTTCCGGCAAAACGGGGCCGGTCGTACCGGCGATCATGATGGCCGCATGCAGAACGCCCGACCCGGTCCCGTGCCCGCCCGGCGGGCACGGCAAGGGGAGCGCGACGGGCGGTGCCGGGCAATGGCCGGTCATGCTTGTCCGGTAAACAGTAATTGGCTACTCTGGTCACGTCAAGACAACCCGCACGGCGACGGGTGCATGCCCTTCCCGCGCCGCATTTCTCCCCCACGAGGCCCGCGCATGTCCCTGCTGCTGGTGCCGCTGTGCATCGCCCTGACAATAGCCGTCATCAGCTACCTGCTGTTCTTCCGCGCCGCGCGCCGCGACACCGCCCCCACGCCCCCTGCCTCGCTGGTGGTGCGGGGCGTGATGTACAGCGTGGTCGGGGGGGCGCTGGCGCTGGCCCTGTATCCGTTCGGATCGTGGTTCCGGCGGCGCTGCCGCCCCTGCCCCTTTCCGCGCCGGGCCGCGCCGGAAGGCCGGCATCGCGCGGAGGCACCGTGTGCAGGCCCCACCGACGCACCCTCCCCGCTCCCCAACTTGCCGCAAGAGCGGCCACCAGTCCTGCTCATCCACGGCCTGTACCACAACGTCACGGCATGGACCCTGTACCGCCGCTGGCTGAACGAAGCCGGTTTCACGCGGGTGTACTGCCACGGCTATTCCAGCTGGCATACCGGGTTCGGGCTGCTGGTCGACGAACTGGACGAGACGATGCGCGACCTGCTGGCCGCGCATCCGGGTGAAAAGCCCCTGCTCGTGGGCCACAGCCTGGGGGGATTGCTGATCCGGGGTTGGCTGGCCGACGCGGCCAACCAGCAACTGGTGGCCGGGGCCGTAACCCTGGGCACGCCGCACCAGGGCAGCACCCTGGCCCGGCTGGGAGCCGGGCGGCTGGCTCGCAGCCTGACCTTCCGCGGGGCGCTGATCCGCGAACTGGAAGCCACCGAGGCCCCGTCCGACGTGCCCTGCGTGGCCCTGTATTCGCCCATCGACAACATGGTGGTGCCGCAGGAAGGGCTGCACGTGACCACGCCCGGCTGGACCACGCGCGCCTCGCCCGCCGTGAGCCACATCTGGATGCTTTGGGACCGGGCCACGGCGCGGCTGGCCATCGAATCGCTACGCGAACTGGCGGACCGGCACACGGCGCGGGAACGGCAGCGCCGCGCGTGCGACGACCCGGCGTCAGGCCAGACCGCATCGGGCCAGACTGCATCGGGCCAGACTGCGTCAGGCCACGCCGCATCGGGGCACGTCATGCCCGACGGGACGCCATGCGCCGCAACCACCCCGGAACAGGCAGCAGGCTCCAAAAATTCCGAACAGGAGAACCCCGGCTACAGCCGGGCGTAGATCTTCAGGTAGCCTTCCACCATCCGGTCCACGGTAAACCGTGTCCGCCAGGCATCCTGTCCGGCCCTGCCCAGGGTGCGGGCCAGGCGCGGACGTTCCAGCAGGCCCGCCACCGACGCGGCAAGGCCGCCCCAGTCGCCTTCCTCGGCCAGGGCGCCGGTAACGCCGTCCTCCACCTGTTCTGGCACCCCGCCCACGCGGAAGGAACACACCGGCACCCCGGCGGCCATGGCTTCCAGCACCACCAGGGCATGGTTGTCGGCCAGCGTGGGGTACACGAACACGTCCGACGCGGCCAGCAGGGTATCCAGCATGGCGCGGTCCACGTAGGGCCAGCGCAGCAGGTCGCCGTCGCGCTCGGCGGCGTCGCCGCCCACCATCAGCCCCACGGCGGCGGGCACGGCGCCCTTCACCTCGTTCCACAGGGCCATCCAGCGGTGCCCGCCCTTGAGCATGGCCTGCTCACCCCCGTGCGCCACGAAGATGGCCACCCGCGCGTCGGGGGCAATGCCCAGCGCGGCGCGGGCCTCTGCCTGCGCGGGGCCGCCCGCCGGTTCCACGCCGTTGGGCACCACGCTGCACGGCAGGTCGGGAAAGCGTGCCCGCATCATGCGGGCCAGCCAGCCCGAGGGGCTGACCAGCAGCGGCGCGGCGGCGCGCAACGCTCTGGCCCGGCGGTCCTGCAAGAGGGCCGCGCCGGGGTAGCCGCGCGGACATTCGCCGGGACAGCCGGTACGCCAGCCGTCACAATCGATGGGATACACGCAGCCGCCGGTCAGCAGCGAACAGTCGTGCACGGTGACGACCAGAGGAACAGGGAAAACAGGGGCAGCAGGAGGAGCAGGCGAAACGGGGGGCAGCGGCGGCGCGGTCTGGCCCGACGCGCCGGAAATTCCCGCCTGCCCAGACTTTCCCGCCTGTCCCGACCGTCCATCCGGGTCCGACCGCCCCACCCAGACAATGGAACCGAGACAGGCCGTCCAGTCCAGCGTGGCGTGCAGGTGCAGAGGCATGCCGGGCAGCAGGCAGCCGCCCACCCCGGCGGCGGGCACCACGCCGTGCGCGGCCCCGCACTCGGCGGAACCGCCATCGGGGCCGTCAGCGTCAGAAATATCGCCATCCAGGATTTCGCAGGTCCGGTGCACCACCACGCCGCGCCGGGCAAGCCCCCGCGCCAGCATGTGCGCCACCCGCGTGGCCCCGCCCCGGTGGGAAAGCAGGGTATGAAAGTGCAGCGCCGCCGGAAGCGTGTCGGTCATGTGCCCTCCCCGCCGCCATTGTGCGTGGCCGGTGCCGGAGTCTCGCCAGATGGGGCTTGCGCAAGGGGGCCGGAATCCTCGGCCGTGCCGGAAACCGGGCGCACCCGTTCCAGCAGGTCCTGCTTCAGCGCCCACAGCAGCAGGAACCCGGCGGCCTCGTCGTCCATGCCCTCGCCCGTCAGCACGTCCAGCAATTGGCCCGCGTCCACGGGGTGCCGCGCGGCAAACAGCAGCCGCTGCAACCGGGCGGGCGGCACTTGCCGCTCCACCCCGGTGTACAGCACGGGAAACTCCTGCTTGCGGTACACGGCCTCGCCCGCGCGGGTCCAGCGCACTGCCATGGCGCGGTCAAACTGCGCCGTGGGGTAGCCGCCGAACACCTCGCCGTAGGGCATGTGCAGCGGGTGGACGGCCTCGCGCAGTTCGCGCAGGGCGTCGGCGTCCGCGTCGCCAGCGGGTTCCGCATACGGTTCGGCGCCGGGGGCGGACCGGGACGCCCCGTCACCGGGCCTTCCGGTCACACGTTCGCCATGCCCGTCCGCCCGAAATGGCGCGGGCTGGCGCCACAGCGCCTCCCACAGGTCCAGCCAGCGGGCCACCACGCCGTCCCAGGTAAATTCCGCCAGCACCCTGGCGCGCGCGGCGGCCCCCATGCGGGCGCGCAGTTGGGCGTCGGTGGCCAGCCGAGCAAGGGCATCGGCCAGGGCGGGCACGTCCACCACGGTCTGCTGGGCCAGCAGCAGGTGGTACTGGCTGTCGAAGAACACAGGCGCCAGCATGTCCACGTCGGGCGTGGCCAGCGGGGCCAGGGTGGGCACGGTGAACCCGGTTTCGCCGTGCGCGACGATGTCGCGGTAACCGTCGTAGTCGGAAACCACGGCGGGCAGCCCGGCGGCCCCGGCCTCCACCAGAGTAAGGCCGAAGGTTTCCTGCATGTTGTCCACGGGAGAGACGAATACGTCGGCCGCCGCGAACAGCGCGGCCCGCTCAGCGTCGGACGGCGATGGCACCACCCGGATGCGGATGCCCAGCCGTCCGGCCAGTTCGGTGATGCGGGCGGGGGTGTCGTCGCCGGGTTTCACGAACCCGGCCACCGTCAGCAGATAGCCGCCACGGGCCAACCCCAGCCCTTCGGCGCGCTGCAAGGCGCGCAGCAGGGGCAGCAGGTCCATCTTGGAATAATGGGCGATGCGCGCGAACACCAGCAGCACCGGCTCTGCGTCCACGCCCAGCCGCTGGCGCATGTCCGCCCGCAGCGCCGCCTGGGCCGCCAGCCCGTCCTGCTGATTGGCGACGCCGGAAGCCACGTTCAGGAAATCCGCGTCCACGCCCAGGGGAATGCGCTCCACGTGCGGCGCGGGGTATGCCTCCTCGTCCAGCCCGTAGGCGCGGCGCAGGTGCTCGAACAGGCGCAGCACCACCTCCTGCCCCGCCGTGGAGGTTGCCACCACGGCATCGCGCGCGGTGGTGCCCGGCCACAGATGCGCCAGAAACCGCGCGGGGTAGCGGGCGTAGCTGAGCGAATGGGTCACGCCGGTCACCGGAAACAGCACCGGCGCATGCGCATTGCGCAGGCGGGCCAGGTGGGGCTGGTCGGTCACGCTGTCCGACAGATGGAAGCAATGGTAGGGCTTGCGCGCCAGCATCCAGGCCAGATCGTTGCGGGTGGACACCCGGAACCCGTTGCGCGCGACGATGGCGGGAAATTCCTCGCGCAGCCGGGCCTCCGTTGTCCGGGCAACATCCACTCCCGGCAGAAAAAAATGGTACTCCGGAAACGGGTCGGCCCGCAGCAGCGCCCGCATGAAGCCCGCATTGGCCACGGGGCGGCCCATGATCTCGCCGGATTCAAGGAAGGGGTGCAGTGTGCCCCAGGCGCGTTTGGTGCTCATGGTGCAGCAAAGACACAACTTGTCGTGGCTGTCAAACCGCCTGTGGGGGCCGCTGCCGACCTTGCGCCCCGGTTCGGCCCAGCTCCGTGCTTGTCCGTTGCCGCACGCCCCCCGCCATGGCCCGGCCCCGCATACGGTCCGGCCCACACTCGGCCCGTTGCCGACCAGTTTCAGCCCTGCCCCGGCAAAGCTTGCCGCCGTCGACCCGATCCGCCCGCGCCAGCCCCGCACCCCGCGCAACATGGACCGATTCTTGCTTTCACCTCGTGCAACGTCGCGTTTCCGACGCCTGCCGCCCCGGCGCCGCACCCGGCGCGGGCCGCGCTGTGCATGACCATGCCCTTACGCCGCATACCCCTGGGGGGGGAGACCGGACCATGAAGAAGACACCGCAACACACCATGTGGACCATGGGCCTTTCCGAGGCCGATGCGGGGCTGCTGGCCGCCCACGCGGGCAGCGACTACCGCATCATCGCCCTGCCTCCGGGGCGCGCGCCGTCCGCCCTTGAAATGGAGCGTGACGACCCGTGCCTGTTCTGGCTCACGTCCGACGCATGGACCGCCATCGCCAGCCAGCGCGAAGGCAAGTCGCAGCATCTCGACCTTGTCCCGCGCGTTCTGGTGCTGGAACCCGGCTACTCGCGCGAGGAAATAGAACGGGCGCTGGACAGCAGCTTCACCGATGTCATCAAGCCGCCGCTCACCCGCGCCCGCGTGCTTGACGTGCTGCGCCGCGCGGTGGAAACGCGCAACCTGTACCACGACATCCTGCGCATGACGCGCGAAATCTTTCTTGAGCGCGAAATGCTGGCCCGCAAGAACGACACCCTGTCGTTCCTGGTGACCTTTCTGACACGGGCCACCGAAAGCCTGGACCCTGCGGAAATCCTGGGCAAGGTGCGCGAAGACCTTGCGCTGCTGCTGCCGGTGACGGCGGTACACGGCATCTTCTGGCCTCCGGTGCCCGAAGGA
This genomic window from Nitratidesulfovibrio sp. SRB-5 contains:
- a CDS encoding esterase/lipase family protein; its protein translation is MSLLLVPLCIALTIAVISYLLFFRAARRDTAPTPPASLVVRGVMYSVVGGALALALYPFGSWFRRRCRPCPFPRRAAPEGRHRAEAPCAGPTDAPSPLPNLPQERPPVLLIHGLYHNVTAWTLYRRWLNEAGFTRVYCHGYSSWHTGFGLLVDELDETMRDLLAAHPGEKPLLVGHSLGGLLIRGWLADAANQQLVAGAVTLGTPHQGSTLARLGAGRLARSLTFRGALIRELEATEAPSDVPCVALYSPIDNMVVPQEGLHVTTPGWTTRASPAVSHIWMLWDRATARLAIESLRELADRHTARERQRRACDDPASGQTASGQTASGQTASGHAASGHVMPDGTPCAATTPEQAAGSKNSEQENPGYSRA
- a CDS encoding glycosyltransferase family 4 protein, with the translated sequence MSTKRAWGTLHPFLESGEIMGRPVANAGFMRALLRADPFPEYHFFLPGVDVARTTEARLREEFPAIVARNGFRVSTRNDLAWMLARKPYHCFHLSDSVTDQPHLARLRNAHAPVLFPVTGVTHSLSYARYPARFLAHLWPGTTARDAVVATSTAGQEVVLRLFEHLRRAYGLDEEAYPAPHVERIPLGVDADFLNVASGVANQQDGLAAQAALRADMRQRLGVDAEPVLLVFARIAHYSKMDLLPLLRALQRAEGLGLARGGYLLTVAGFVKPGDDTPARITELAGRLGIRIRVVPSPSDAERAALFAAADVFVSPVDNMQETFGLTLVEAGAAGLPAVVSDYDGYRDIVAHGETGFTVPTLAPLATPDVDMLAPVFFDSQYHLLLAQQTVVDVPALADALARLATDAQLRARMGAAARARVLAEFTWDGVVARWLDLWEALWRQPAPFRADGHGERVTGRPGDGASRSAPGAEPYAEPAGDADADALRELREAVHPLHMPYGEVFGGYPTAQFDRAMAVRWTRAGEAVYRKQEFPVLYTGVERQVPPARLQRLLFAARHPVDAGQLLDVLTGEGMDDEAAGFLLLWALKQDLLERVRPVSGTAEDSGPLAQAPSGETPAPATHNGGGEGT
- a CDS encoding glycosyltransferase; its protein translation is MTDTLPAALHFHTLLSHRGGATRVAHMLARGLARRGVVVHRTCEILDGDISDADGPDGGSAECGAAHGVVPAAGVGGCLLPGMPLHLHATLDWTACLGSIVWVGRSDPDGRSGQAGKSGQAGISGASGQTAPPLPPVSPAPPAAPVFPVPLVVTVHDCSLLTGGCVYPIDCDGWRTGCPGECPRGYPGAALLQDRRARALRAAAPLLVSPSGWLARMMRARFPDLPCSVVPNGVEPAGGPAQAEARAALGIAPDARVAIFVAHGGEQAMLKGGHRWMALWNEVKGAVPAAVGLMVGGDAAERDGDLLRWPYVDRAMLDTLLAASDVFVYPTLADNHALVVLEAMAAGVPVCSFRVGGVPEQVEDGVTGALAEEGDWGGLAASVAGLLERPRLARTLGRAGQDAWRTRFTVDRMVEGYLKIYARL